Proteins encoded together in one Telopea speciosissima isolate NSW1024214 ecotype Mountain lineage chromosome 6, Tspe_v1, whole genome shotgun sequence window:
- the LOC122664581 gene encoding CEN-like protein 1, with amino-acid sequence MLRSLPPLTLGRVVGEVVDDFTPSVKLNITYNSNNQVCNGVELMPSAIISRPRVEIDGEDMRTFYTLVMTDPDAPGPSDPYLREHLHWIVTDIPGTTDASFGKEMVEYEIPKPIIGIHRYAFILFKQKRRQTVQAPAFRDHFSTRKFSEANDLGLPVAAIYFNAQRETAARRR; translated from the exons ATGTTGAGGTCCTTGCCACCACTAACTTTGGGGAGAGTAGTAGGTGAAGTAGTGGATGATTTCACCCCAAGTGTGAAATTGAATATTACTTACAACTCCAACAACCAGGTGTGTAATGGGGTGGAGTTAATGCCTTCTGCCATTATTTCAAGGCCTCGAGTAGAGATAGACGGCGAGGATATGAGGACTTTCTACACTCTT GTGATGACAGACCCAGATGCTCCAGGCCCTAGTGATCCATACCTAAGAGAGCATCTTCACTG GATTGTTACAGACATTCCAGGTACAACAGATGCTTCCTTTG GGAAAGAAATGGTGGAGTATGAGATACCGAAGCCTATTATAGGAATCCATAGGTATGCATTTATTCTGTTTAAGCAGAAGAGGAGACAAACAGTTCAGGCACCAGCATTCAGAGATCATTTCAGCACTAGAAAGTTCTCAGAAGCAAACGATCTGGGCCTTCCAGTTGCTGCAATCTACTTCAATGCACAGAGAGAAACTgcagcaagaagaagatga